Proteins co-encoded in one Oncorhynchus kisutch isolate 150728-3 linkage group LG1, Okis_V2, whole genome shotgun sequence genomic window:
- the LOC109892689 gene encoding uncharacterized protein LOC109892689 isoform X3, giving the protein MALFIPDMAGHLFLVILLFDTFQSIKAQGPPLPRLTVSPAVIRERDSVQLSCETPPSVSVSQCYLFTEKGDYKPSCRQTLTGSELLSWSDQRLPAVVNVRCYYYAIGSSSPSSHSDPGSVTVQVPPQLTVSPEVIRDTDTVQLRCHTSKSTSVSQCYFYIEERQHLQHTTSCQQSLTGTKLFEWAGHGPTTKVNMRCIYYAVEMSIYSPYSDPVSVTLLDLPQPRLTVSSTVIRERDSVQLSCQTSPSGSVSQCYFYTEVKNPKPSPCTRSITGAELLSWAGERLPAEVKLRCFYTVETHYPSMHSHPAPITILGKLQKPDISVNDESSHDITIACVLPESVSDGHSCNLYTGDQPQAYKEAWVRRFNAASSKLFCTFSVTKNDLFRHLQLERDVSCDYRVNTGSHSLSPRSNKYIITGQKPNITVSLKGNLILTCLIPGSVSNDTTCNLYVGEKSKCLFRAQIRKKKHKYSECWFCQFSVDESDLISCLQSVRRKEVSCDYRVSSGPNSLSPRSDWNSFTLGLTPGPRSTLPPSTTASPIEVLTVTSTLTPDTTVRPTTSLTSPLAPSTAVNHTSEVQLWQTAVCMASGVGVFLMGLTAVYLCRRTSDLVMGAMSSAGMLDSRDAGIYSLITSVPSTFLPSGPFEENGKSSENDNSDTFHIYSSIPDRPATSAQPDGFYSLLQTH; this is encoded by the exons ATGGCATTGTTCATCCCTGATATGGCTGGTCATCTGTTCTTGGTCATTCTCCTTTTTG ATACGTTCCAATCCATCAAAGCCCAAG gccctcctcttcccaggttgACAGTGAGTCCTGcagtcatcagagagagagactcagttcAGCTGAGCTGTGAGACTCCTCCATCCGTCTCCGTGTCTCAGTGTTATCTCTTCACTGAGAAGGGAGACTATAAACCATCCTGTCGGCAGACACTCACAGGGTCTGAGCTCCTCTCGTGGTCAGATCAACGTTTACCTGCTGTGGTCAACGTGAGATGTTACTACTATGCTATTGGTAGTTCTTCCCCATCCTCTCACAGTGACCCTGGCTCAGTAACTGTCCAAG TCCCTCCTCAGCTGACAGTGAGTCCTGAAGTCATCAGGGATACGGACACAGTTCAGCTGAGATGTCACACTTCCAAATCTACCTCTGTGTCTCAGTGTTACTTCTACATAGAGGAAAGACAACATCTCCAACATACCACATCCTGTCAGCAGTCACTCACAGGGACCAAGCTGTTTGAATGGGCAGGTCATGGTCCAACCACCAAGGTCAACATGAGATGTATCTACTATGCTGTAGAGATGTCTATCTACTCTCCTTACAGTGAccctgtctcagtcactctcctGG ACCTCCCTCAGCCCAGGCTGACAGTGAGTTCTacagtcatcagagagagagactcagttcAGCTGAGCTGTCAGACTTCTCCATCTGGCTCTGTGTCTCAGTGTTACTTCTACACAGAGGTGAAAAACCCTAAACCCTCACCCTGTACGAGGTCAATCACGGGGGCTGAGCTGCTCTCGTGGGCAGGTGAACGTTTACCTGCTGAGGTCAAACTGAGATGTTTTTACACAGTAGAGACTCACTATCCATCGATGCACAGTCATCCTGCGCCTATCACTATTCTTG GTAAACTGCAGAAACCAGACATTAGTGTCAATGATGAATCTTCTCATGACATCACTATTGCCTGTGTACTTCCTGAGTCTGTCAGTGATGGTCATAGCTGTAACCTGTACACTGGAGACCAGCCTCAGGCCTACAAAGAGGCTTGGGTGAGGAGATTTAATGCAGCATCATCCAAACTATTCTGTACCTTCAGTGTTACTAAGAATGATCTGTTCAGGCATCTGCAGTTGGAGAGAGATGTGAGCTGTGACTATAGAGTGAACACAGGatcacactctctgtctccccgCAGTAATAAATACATAATTACAG GTCAGAAACCAAATATTACAGTCAGTCTGAAAGGGAACCTCATCCTCACCTGTTTAATTCCTGGCTCTGTCAGTAATGACACCACCTGTAACCTGTATGTTGGAGAGAAGAGTAAGTGTCTTTTTAGAGCACAAATCAGGAAGAAGAAACACAAATATTCCGAATGCTGGTTCTGTCAATTCTCTGTGGATGAGAGTGATCTGATCAGTTGTCTACAGTCAGTGAGGCGTAAGGAGGTGAGCTGTGACTACAGAGTGAGCTCAGgaccaaactctctctctccacgcagTGATTGGAACAGCTTTACAT TGGGTTTGACTCCAGGTCCTAGATCTACTTTGCCTCCCAGCACGACAGCGAGTCCTATAGAAG TTTTGACTGTTACTTCTACTTTGaccccagacaccacagtgagaccaactaCCA GTTTGACCTCTCCTTTGGCCCCCAGCACAGCAGTGAATCATACATCAG AGGTGCAATTATGGCAGACAGCAGTGTGTATGGCTTCTGGAGTGGGTGTGTTCTTAATGGGATTGACAGCTGTCTATCTCTGCAGGAGGACCA GTGATTTGGTGATGGGAGCTATGAGCAGTGCAGGCATGTTGGATTCAAGAGATGCTGGGATCTATTCTCTCATCACCTCTGTACCGTCCACGTTTTTGCCCTCAG GTCCTTTTGAAGAAAATGGAAAGTCATCTGAAAACGACAAT TCTGATACGTTCCACATATACAGCTCAATCCCCGACAGACCAGCAACCTCAGCCCAGCCGGATGGGTTTTACAGTCTTCTGCAGACACACTGA
- the LOC109892689 gene encoding uncharacterized protein LOC109892689 isoform X12 — protein sequence MALFIPDMAGHLFLVILLFDTFQSIKAQGPPLPRLTVSPAVIRERDSVQLSCETPPSVSVSQCYLFTEKGDYKPSCRQTLTGSELLSWSDQRLPAVVNVRCYYYAIGSSSPSSHSDPGSVTVQVPPQLTVSPEVIRDTDTVQLRCHTSKSTSVSQCYFYIEERQHLQHTTSCQQSLTGTKLFEWAGHGPTTKVNMRCIYYAVEMSIYSPYSDPVSVTLLDLPQPRLTVSSTVIRERDSVQLSCQTSPSGSVSQCYFYTEVKNPKPSPCTRSITGAELLSWAGERLPAEVKLRCFYTVETHYPSMHSHPAPITILGKLQKPDISVNDESSHDITIACVLPESVSDGHSCNLYTGDQPQAYKEAWVRRFNAASSKLFCTFSVTKNDLFRHLQLERDVSCDYRVNTGSHSLSPRSNKYIITGQKPNITVSLKGNLILTCLIPGSVSNDTTCNLYVGEKISEA from the exons ATGGCATTGTTCATCCCTGATATGGCTGGTCATCTGTTCTTGGTCATTCTCCTTTTTG ATACGTTCCAATCCATCAAAGCCCAAG gccctcctcttcccaggttgACAGTGAGTCCTGcagtcatcagagagagagactcagttcAGCTGAGCTGTGAGACTCCTCCATCCGTCTCCGTGTCTCAGTGTTATCTCTTCACTGAGAAGGGAGACTATAAACCATCCTGTCGGCAGACACTCACAGGGTCTGAGCTCCTCTCGTGGTCAGATCAACGTTTACCTGCTGTGGTCAACGTGAGATGTTACTACTATGCTATTGGTAGTTCTTCCCCATCCTCTCACAGTGACCCTGGCTCAGTAACTGTCCAAG TCCCTCCTCAGCTGACAGTGAGTCCTGAAGTCATCAGGGATACGGACACAGTTCAGCTGAGATGTCACACTTCCAAATCTACCTCTGTGTCTCAGTGTTACTTCTACATAGAGGAAAGACAACATCTCCAACATACCACATCCTGTCAGCAGTCACTCACAGGGACCAAGCTGTTTGAATGGGCAGGTCATGGTCCAACCACCAAGGTCAACATGAGATGTATCTACTATGCTGTAGAGATGTCTATCTACTCTCCTTACAGTGAccctgtctcagtcactctcctGG ACCTCCCTCAGCCCAGGCTGACAGTGAGTTCTacagtcatcagagagagagactcagttcAGCTGAGCTGTCAGACTTCTCCATCTGGCTCTGTGTCTCAGTGTTACTTCTACACAGAGGTGAAAAACCCTAAACCCTCACCCTGTACGAGGTCAATCACGGGGGCTGAGCTGCTCTCGTGGGCAGGTGAACGTTTACCTGCTGAGGTCAAACTGAGATGTTTTTACACAGTAGAGACTCACTATCCATCGATGCACAGTCATCCTGCGCCTATCACTATTCTTG GTAAACTGCAGAAACCAGACATTAGTGTCAATGATGAATCTTCTCATGACATCACTATTGCCTGTGTACTTCCTGAGTCTGTCAGTGATGGTCATAGCTGTAACCTGTACACTGGAGACCAGCCTCAGGCCTACAAAGAGGCTTGGGTGAGGAGATTTAATGCAGCATCATCCAAACTATTCTGTACCTTCAGTGTTACTAAGAATGATCTGTTCAGGCATCTGCAGTTGGAGAGAGATGTGAGCTGTGACTATAGAGTGAACACAGGatcacactctctgtctccccgCAGTAATAAATACATAATTACAG GTCAGAAACCAAATATTACAGTCAGTCTGAAAGGGAACCTCATCCTCACCTGTTTAATTCCTGGCTCTGTCAGTAATGACACCACCTGTAACCTGTATGTTGGAGAGAAGA TCAGTGAGGCGTAA